A part of Myxococcales bacterium genomic DNA contains:
- the rsmA gene encoding ribosomal RNA small subunit methyltransferase A: MTINKKSPKEIVLESGLKPKKSFGQNFMLDQKVNILFAQAVADFGSELRVVEIGAGTGSLTHHLLRISQKLDVIERDRDLIPILSKEFADSITSGRLLIHEADGARFDLSSIIPSNNSAVLVGNLPYHLTSSIIFLMLKYLDYLKGAVFLVQKEVADRLNAEVNTKSYGFLTVVLNLLFEIEKVTNVNRNAFWPIPKVDSSIIKLRRRKDNTKVNDLDDFVAFVREVFQQRRKKLSTILRSKISKDNFENIAIDGNNRPENLTAHEFLNLYHQVSKNKIS; encoded by the coding sequence ATGACAATAAACAAAAAATCGCCCAAAGAAATCGTTCTTGAAAGCGGTCTCAAACCGAAAAAATCGTTCGGGCAAAATTTTATGCTCGATCAAAAAGTAAACATCCTATTTGCGCAAGCTGTAGCCGATTTTGGATCTGAGCTGAGGGTTGTGGAAATAGGAGCTGGCACAGGATCTTTAACGCACCATCTGCTTCGAATAAGCCAAAAACTCGACGTAATTGAGAGAGATCGTGACTTGATACCTATTTTATCGAAAGAATTTGCAGATAGTATCACCTCGGGCCGATTGCTGATTCATGAGGCAGATGGTGCCCGTTTTGATCTCTCGTCTATCATTCCTAGCAATAATTCTGCGGTTTTGGTGGGCAACCTACCCTATCATCTAACAAGCTCAATAATTTTTTTGATGCTCAAGTACCTTGATTATTTAAAGGGTGCAGTTTTTTTAGTGCAAAAAGAAGTCGCCGATCGACTGAATGCCGAAGTCAACACAAAAAGTTATGGCTTCCTCACCGTTGTTCTCAATCTTTTGTTTGAAATTGAAAAGGTTACTAATGTAAACCGCAATGCTTTTTGGCCTATCCCCAAAGTTGATTCATCGATCATCAAACTAAGAAGACGCAAAGATAATACAAAAGTTAATGATCTTGATGACTTTGTAGCTTTCGTGCGTGAAGTTTTTCAACAGCGCAGGAAAAAACTCTCAACCATTTTGCGTTCGAAAATATCTAAAGATAATTTTGAAAATATTGCGATTGATGGAAATAATAGACCAGAAAATCTTACAGCCCATGAATTTTTGAATCTCTACCACCAGGTATCGAAAAATAAAATAAGCTAG
- a CDS encoding YbhB/YbcL family Raf kinase inhibitor-like protein, which yields MGDTCNNTENEKGNFILTSTAFSREKSIPTKYTCEGENISFPLEWRGFPKATKNFALIMEDPDAPHGVFVHWVAWGLEKNISQLKENSSAAPGALQQGLNSTHKNGYMGPCPPSGTHRYFVRLYALDIVLNLPKETTKEKLLHAIKGHTIATAELMGTYKKIANR from the coding sequence ATGGGTGATACATGCAACAATACTGAAAATGAAAAGGGAAATTTTATTTTAACAAGCACTGCATTTTCTCGAGAAAAATCAATACCGACGAAATATACGTGTGAAGGTGAAAATATTTCATTTCCTCTTGAATGGAGAGGGTTTCCCAAGGCAACCAAAAATTTTGCACTCATAATGGAAGACCCTGATGCCCCTCACGGAGTTTTCGTTCACTGGGTAGCATGGGGTTTAGAAAAAAATATTAGCCAGCTTAAAGAAAATAGTTCAGCTGCACCTGGTGCGCTACAACAAGGCCTCAATAGCACTCATAAAAACGGCTACATGGGCCCATGCCCTCCTTCAGGGACTCACCGCTATTTTGTACGGCTCTATGCACTGGATATTGTTTTAAACCTTCCTAAAGAAACGACCAAAGAAAAACTTTTACATGCAATAAAAGGACATACTATCGCTACGGCAGAGCTAATGGGCACATATAAAAAAATTGCCAATCGCTAA
- a CDS encoding NAD(P)H-dependent oxidoreductase has protein sequence MKKVSTGIIVGSLRKESYNLKLAKSIAYIGQKECDFKFISIEKLPLYNQDDDDDVSTVKQFKNQISTCESLIFVTPEYNRSIPGVLKNALDHGSRPPGENSWTNKPAGIIGASIGSIGTALAQQHLRTILASLNMPTLCKPEIYIHATKDFFDEQGKIKNEENLAIIEKWFSFYLNWAKKFI, from the coding sequence GTGAAAAAAGTAAGTACAGGTATTATCGTAGGAAGTCTTAGAAAGGAATCTTATAACTTAAAGTTGGCAAAATCTATTGCTTACATAGGCCAAAAAGAATGTGATTTTAAATTCATTAGCATTGAAAAACTTCCACTTTATAATCAGGATGATGATGATGATGTATCAACGGTAAAACAATTTAAAAACCAAATCAGCACATGTGAAAGTTTAATCTTTGTCACGCCCGAATATAATCGCTCCATCCCAGGAGTACTTAAAAATGCTCTTGATCACGGCTCCCGCCCGCCTGGGGAAAATTCATGGACCAACAAGCCCGCGGGAATCATTGGAGCTTCTATCGGTTCTATAGGCACTGCACTTGCCCAACAACATCTGCGTACCATTCTGGCCAGCCTAAACATGCCCACCCTTTGTAAGCCTGAAATCTACATACACGCTACAAAAGATTTTTTCGATGAACAGGGAAAAATAAAAAACGAAGAAAATTTAGCCATTATTGAAAAATGGTTCTCGTTCTACCTCAATTGGGCAAAAAAATTTATTTAA
- a CDS encoding ParA family protein, giving the protein MASKPTIITVANQKGGVGKTTTVANIAASLADSGFQVLVIDCDYQANATSLLCGDDQFKQKKNSFTYAIKNDLTLDKVVVKTSFANIDIVPSNRELDDLREQLVGQPNQFRLVDFLLDCKESKKYDFVIIDTHPSLDCFFQSAVAASHHYVIPLFPEADSSRGLAHQIQAIDKVKRYLNPNLNFLGCAIVKFDRYNATHQKFEKLIRKFAKENKLGVFKTNIPNSQSVAAAAAHGLPLFHYKNDSPATKAYKSLAKEIVGLVKKQNNQKPGRSLRKTSFTPELEVAAEL; this is encoded by the coding sequence ATGGCTTCTAAGCCAACAATAATTACAGTAGCGAACCAAAAAGGTGGCGTAGGAAAAACAACAACAGTTGCAAATATTGCGGCTTCATTGGCTGATAGTGGTTTTCAGGTTTTGGTAATTGATTGTGATTATCAGGCAAACGCTACAAGTCTATTGTGTGGGGATGATCAATTTAAGCAAAAGAAAAATTCATTTACTTATGCGATAAAAAATGATCTTACTCTTGATAAAGTTGTTGTGAAAACTTCGTTTGCTAATATAGATATTGTTCCATCAAATCGTGAGCTCGATGATTTGAGAGAGCAATTGGTTGGGCAGCCTAATCAATTTAGGTTGGTGGATTTTTTGCTAGATTGTAAAGAAAGCAAAAAATATGATTTTGTTATCATCGATACCCATCCATCTTTGGATTGTTTTTTCCAGTCAGCTGTTGCGGCAAGCCATCATTATGTAATTCCACTCTTTCCGGAGGCGGATTCAAGTCGAGGTTTGGCGCATCAAATTCAGGCCATAGATAAAGTAAAACGTTATCTAAATCCAAATTTAAATTTTTTGGGATGTGCCATCGTTAAATTTGATCGTTACAACGCGACTCATCAAAAATTTGAAAAGCTGATTAGAAAGTTTGCCAAAGAAAATAAATTAGGAGTTTTTAAAACTAATATTCCTAATTCTCAATCCGTGGCGGCAGCGGCAGCACATGGTTTGCCCTTGTTTCACTATAAAAACGATTCACCTGCAACCAAAGCTTATAAATCTCTTGCGAAAGAAATCGTGGGCTTGGTCAAGAAACAAAATAATCAAAAACCAGGTCGTTCTTTAAGAAAAACCTCCTTCACACCTGAACTTGAAGTTGCAGCAGAGCTGTAA
- a CDS encoding ParB/RepB/Spo0J family partition protein encodes MENLTNAVAKTMNFVFADIEDATNEKKKRITSLRAHIGKVANIPIDEIETNENVRKTIDAESEAFQRLVQSIKKYGLLENVVAELRVNKKETDYRLVCIAGHRRILAAKMAKNITKVPCLLQAFKQKGDHIGAALAENLNREDLHCLDVADGYKKLIESGWTEQDLAAHFCRDIRTIKHYLKMADWNDEIKELFRGHPSIFSTRVIMRQFAYKKFSRENELKNSIKAMIQPKESVKKKRASRAVISAADGVLNKKAIKSELSLYLEKQKLLSEIIKEEIVKAFSELNLI; translated from the coding sequence ATGGAAAATCTTACTAATGCCGTAGCAAAAACCATGAATTTTGTATTTGCAGATATAGAAGATGCGACCAACGAAAAGAAAAAACGCATCACTTCCCTTAGGGCACATATTGGGAAAGTTGCAAATATTCCTATCGATGAAATTGAGACCAACGAAAATGTGAGAAAAACGATAGATGCTGAATCTGAAGCTTTTCAGCGTTTGGTTCAATCTATCAAAAAGTACGGTTTATTGGAAAATGTTGTTGCAGAATTGAGAGTTAATAAAAAAGAAACAGATTACCGCTTGGTTTGTATTGCAGGGCATCGCAGAATTTTAGCTGCAAAAATGGCTAAAAACATTACCAAGGTACCTTGTTTGCTGCAAGCTTTTAAACAGAAAGGCGATCACATAGGTGCAGCACTTGCGGAGAATCTTAATCGTGAGGATTTACACTGTCTTGACGTAGCTGATGGCTACAAAAAGTTGATTGAATCAGGATGGACAGAACAGGATTTAGCAGCCCATTTTTGTCGTGATATTCGAACAATAAAACACTATTTAAAAATGGCTGACTGGAATGATGAAATAAAAGAATTATTTCGGGGACATCCGAGTATTTTTTCGACTCGCGTTATTATGAGGCAGTTCGCTTATAAAAAATTTAGTCGCGAAAACGAATTGAAAAATTCTATTAAAGCAATGATTCAACCAAAAGAATCGGTTAAGAAAAAACGTGCATCACGAGCTGTTATTTCTGCGGCGGATGGAGTGCTAAATAAGAAGGCTATCAAAAGTGAACTGAGTTTGTATTTGGAAAAGCAAAAGTTATTAAGTGAAATTATAAAAGAAGAAATTGTAAAGGCTTTTAGCGAATTAAATCTCATCTGA
- a CDS encoding DEAD/DEAH box helicase codes for MDKRKTFNDLSLSNGMKQTLQEIGFNDATPIQERAIPELLAGRDLLGQAQTGTGKTAAFSIPLIEKVNINNKNIQALVVCPTRELCLQVCQEIKRLASHTEGVSAVALYGGQAIEQQMRALKTQKPQIVVATPGRLFDHLRRGSIDLSSVVMITLDEADEMLDMGFRGEIEQIFELLPESCQRIFFSATMPKAILDLVHTYLIDPIIIKTESKNLTVARIDQSYYRVRGKEKIELLCRVLDYRNPKLAVVFCNAKSTADEIVEQIKFRGFEAGVLHGDLNQNQRDRVMAKFRGSQIKVLVATDIAARGIDVDDVELVLNFHLPHDPEDYVHRIGRTGRAGRKGRAISLVEPRDNSRLRKIVHFARADINEEEPPSINDVKTAKLSNLFSKVEAALSSELIGEYRAFLSKQSLDSQDIAAGLIKIALEKFDEHAMDDASFMAMQGKRYSGMGFGGKKRNEREDRGSFRRRDRERGFRNSSRRQDDFKANKGERDFSPFSNNSFKKDGRRSFGEAREERPMRAAPQGFRKERNSSNDAAGGKRGFKGDRSKPDFGRSSKPRSGRFTKVSGGPFGGKKRK; via the coding sequence ATGGATAAACGTAAGACTTTTAATGATTTATCATTATCAAATGGCATGAAACAAACCCTGCAAGAGATTGGTTTTAATGATGCAACACCAATTCAGGAACGAGCCATTCCTGAACTCTTGGCTGGTAGGGATCTTTTGGGGCAGGCGCAGACGGGTACAGGAAAAACTGCAGCCTTTTCAATTCCTCTAATCGAGAAAGTGAATATCAATAACAAAAATATTCAAGCCTTGGTGGTATGTCCCACAAGAGAGCTATGCCTGCAAGTTTGCCAAGAGATTAAGCGGCTTGCCAGTCATACAGAAGGGGTAAGTGCGGTAGCGCTTTACGGTGGGCAAGCGATTGAACAACAGATGCGGGCATTAAAAACCCAAAAACCTCAGATTGTGGTAGCAACTCCTGGCCGTCTTTTTGATCACTTGAGACGAGGTAGTATTGATCTTTCTAGTGTCGTTATGATTACTTTGGATGAAGCAGATGAAATGCTTGATATGGGTTTTAGAGGCGAAATTGAACAAATTTTTGAGCTTTTGCCTGAAAGTTGCCAAAGGATTTTCTTTTCTGCAACTATGCCTAAAGCCATTTTAGATTTGGTACATACTTATTTGATCGACCCAATTATCATCAAGACCGAATCAAAAAATCTGACAGTTGCAAGAATTGATCAAAGTTATTATCGAGTCCGCGGTAAGGAAAAAATAGAACTTTTGTGCAGGGTTTTAGATTATAGAAATCCTAAACTGGCAGTTGTTTTTTGCAACGCAAAAAGTACGGCTGACGAGATAGTTGAACAGATAAAATTCCGAGGATTCGAAGCAGGTGTGTTGCATGGGGATTTGAATCAAAATCAGCGTGATCGCGTTATGGCAAAATTCCGAGGAAGTCAAATAAAAGTCTTGGTTGCAACAGATATTGCTGCTCGGGGCATAGATGTTGACGATGTTGAGTTGGTACTTAATTTCCATCTTCCTCATGATCCTGAGGACTATGTTCACCGCATCGGTCGAACTGGTCGTGCTGGGAGAAAGGGGCGGGCGATATCTTTGGTTGAACCGCGTGATAATTCGCGCTTGAGAAAGATTGTTCATTTTGCTCGTGCTGATATCAACGAAGAAGAGCCACCTTCAATTAACGATGTAAAAACTGCTAAGCTTAGCAATTTATTTAGCAAAGTTGAGGCTGCTCTTAGTTCTGAATTGATCGGTGAGTACCGCGCATTTTTGTCTAAGCAAAGCCTAGATTCGCAAGATATCGCTGCAGGTCTCATCAAAATTGCCTTGGAAAAATTTGATGAGCATGCCATGGATGACGCTTCATTTATGGCTATGCAGGGAAAACGATATTCCGGCATGGGGTTTGGCGGTAAAAAGCGAAACGAACGTGAAGACCGAGGTAGTTTCAGAAGACGTGATAGAGAACGTGGTTTTAGAAATTCTTCTCGTCGTCAAGATGACTTTAAGGCTAACAAAGGCGAAAGGGATTTTTCACCTTTCTCTAATAATTCTTTTAAGAAAGATGGTAGACGTTCCTTTGGTGAAGCTCGTGAAGAAAGACCGATGAGAGCTGCTCCCCAAGGTTTTAGAAAGGAGCGAAACTCTTCTAATGACGCAGCTGGAGGAAAAAGAGGTTTTAAAGGCGATCGTTCCAAACCAGACTTTGGTAGATCTTCAAAGCCTCGCTCGGGCCGTTTCACTAAGGTTTCTGGCGGTCCGTTTGGCGGAAAGAAGAGAAAGTAA
- a CDS encoding ATP-binding cassette domain-containing protein — MITVKNIALNFGARKLFQDVNIKFTEGNCYGVIGANGAGKSTFLKILSGEQEPSAGQVEFSKGQNFAVLKQDHFRYQDETVIQTVIMGHDRLVSVMQEKEAIYANPNFSEEDGNRAAELETEFASLGGWEAETDAATLLKGLGIGEKLLQVQMKELKDSDKLKVLLAQTLFARPDHLLLDEPTNHLDDKSIRWLEDYLLNFPNTVIVISHDRHFLNKICTHMVDIDYGKAQLYVGNYDFWLQSSELARELRSNENKKKEEKAKELESFIRRFSANASKSSQATSRRKQLEKLTLEELPISTRKSPNILFQQKREAGDILLEVENISKALEGQTILKNVTFTIRKGDKAIFVGDDEIAKTLLFRILTGEVEPDSGTFRWGVTTTRGYLPKDNNVYFENKDLNLIDWLREYSEDKSENFIRSFLGRMLFSGEETLKKSSVLSGGEKVRCMLAKMMLLGPNVLLLDGPTNHLDLETITALNDSVIAFPGTVLFTTHDLHFAQTVSNRLFEIKDTQVIDHQKSYTEFYEQNKN; from the coding sequence ATGATAACTGTAAAAAATATTGCTTTAAATTTTGGTGCCCGCAAATTATTTCAAGATGTAAATATAAAATTTACTGAAGGTAATTGTTATGGAGTTATTGGCGCGAATGGCGCAGGAAAATCTACTTTTCTTAAAATTTTGTCAGGTGAGCAGGAGCCTTCTGCTGGGCAGGTAGAGTTTTCAAAAGGCCAAAATTTTGCAGTTTTGAAACAGGATCATTTTCGCTATCAAGATGAAACAGTTATTCAGACTGTCATCATGGGGCATGATCGGCTTGTGTCTGTTATGCAGGAAAAAGAAGCTATCTATGCAAATCCAAATTTTAGTGAAGAAGATGGCAATAGAGCTGCTGAGCTTGAAACAGAATTCGCTTCACTTGGTGGTTGGGAAGCGGAGACTGATGCTGCGACCCTACTTAAAGGGCTTGGTATTGGTGAAAAGCTGCTTCAGGTGCAAATGAAAGAGCTTAAAGATTCTGATAAGCTCAAAGTTTTATTGGCTCAGACCCTTTTTGCTCGCCCAGATCATTTGTTGCTGGATGAGCCTACCAACCATCTCGACGATAAATCGATTCGCTGGCTTGAAGATTATCTTCTCAATTTTCCTAATACGGTGATTGTTATTTCCCACGATCGTCACTTCTTGAATAAGATTTGTACTCATATGGTGGATATCGATTACGGAAAAGCTCAACTTTATGTGGGAAATTATGATTTTTGGTTGCAATCGAGTGAATTGGCACGAGAATTGCGCAGCAACGAAAATAAAAAGAAAGAGGAAAAAGCAAAAGAGCTTGAATCGTTTATTCGTCGCTTTAGTGCAAATGCTTCAAAATCTAGCCAAGCAACGTCAAGAAGAAAACAGCTAGAAAAACTCACCTTGGAAGAGCTTCCTATTTCAACTCGTAAGAGCCCAAATATTTTATTTCAACAAAAAAGAGAAGCAGGCGATATCTTGCTTGAAGTAGAAAATATTTCGAAGGCGCTTGAAGGACAAACAATTCTCAAGAATGTGACATTCACGATACGAAAGGGAGATAAGGCTATTTTTGTCGGTGATGACGAGATAGCCAAGACCCTTTTGTTTAGAATTTTAACAGGTGAAGTTGAGCCCGATAGTGGTACTTTTAGATGGGGAGTTACTACTACCAGAGGGTATTTGCCTAAAGATAACAATGTTTATTTTGAAAATAAGGATCTAAACCTTATTGATTGGTTAAGAGAGTATTCTGAGGATAAATCAGAAAATTTTATTCGTAGTTTTTTGGGACGCATGCTTTTCTCAGGTGAAGAAACCCTCAAAAAATCCAGTGTTCTTTCTGGTGGTGAAAAAGTTCGATGCATGTTGGCAAAAATGATGTTGCTTGGCCCCAATGTTTTGCTTCTCGATGGACCAACCAACCATTTAGATTTGGAAACCATCACTGCGCTTAATGACAGCGTTATTGCATTTCCTGGTACAGTATTATTTACGACGCATGATCTTCATTTTGCTCAAACAGTGAGCAACAGACTTTTTGAAATCAAAGATACGCAGGTCATCGATCATCAAAAAAGCTATACGGAATTTTACGAACAAAACAAAAATTAA
- a CDS encoding replication-associated recombination protein A yields MLKNVPLAEQLRAQNLNDIVGQDHLFGTTGLISKIITSKRPLSILLWGPPGVGKTSIARLYAKAFDLNFLCFSAVNNSSADIKKIIKEQSVNPLYARTSLVFVDEIHRFNKAQQDNFLPFLEDGSIVLVGATTENPSFYLNSALLSRLRVLTLKPLDNNSLEKLIKRYEQIFSQLPLTQEARNYLIHSSNGDGRYLFNLIENINTDKEKKILTLDHVQELLQQQQANYDRAGNMHYNLISALHKSIRSSDPDAALYWFARMINGGEDPLFLARRLIRMATEDIGLAEPEALKVAIAARDSYQMLGSPEGELGLAQAVVYLALCPKSNAVYKAYQKAMLIAKTTSHLQPPKHILNAPTKLMKELGYAKDYIYDHDTASGCSGANNFPPEMKRECFYAPVERGFEREMKKRLNYFDAQRKQQNNS; encoded by the coding sequence ATGCTAAAAAATGTACCTCTCGCAGAACAACTGCGGGCACAAAATCTAAATGACATAGTTGGACAAGATCATCTCTTTGGAACGACTGGACTCATTTCTAAAATAATCACTTCCAAGCGCCCGTTGTCCATTTTACTATGGGGCCCTCCGGGTGTAGGAAAAACTTCTATCGCCCGACTTTACGCCAAGGCTTTCGATCTTAATTTTCTATGTTTTAGTGCTGTAAATAACAGCAGCGCCGATATAAAAAAAATTATTAAAGAACAAAGTGTTAACCCACTCTACGCCAGAACCAGCTTAGTTTTTGTTGATGAAATTCACCGTTTTAATAAGGCTCAGCAGGATAATTTTTTACCTTTTTTAGAAGATGGCTCTATCGTTTTGGTCGGAGCAACCACTGAAAATCCTTCTTTTTATTTAAACTCAGCCTTACTCTCACGTCTGCGTGTATTAACCCTAAAGCCTCTCGATAATAACAGCCTAGAAAAACTTATTAAACGATATGAACAAATATTTTCTCAGCTTCCGCTTACTCAAGAAGCACGAAACTATTTAATTCATTCAAGCAATGGCGACGGAAGATATCTTTTTAATTTGATTGAAAATATTAATACCGACAAAGAAAAAAAAATTCTTACTCTCGATCATGTGCAGGAACTTCTTCAGCAGCAGCAGGCAAATTATGATAGAGCCGGCAACATGCACTATAATCTTATTTCAGCTCTGCACAAATCCATTCGTTCATCAGACCCAGATGCTGCTCTTTACTGGTTTGCACGCATGATCAACGGCGGAGAGGATCCACTATTTTTAGCCCGCCGTTTAATTAGAATGGCAACTGAAGATATTGGTCTTGCTGAACCGGAGGCTCTAAAGGTAGCAATCGCTGCACGCGATAGCTACCAGATGCTTGGCTCACCAGAAGGAGAGCTTGGCCTCGCTCAAGCTGTAGTTTATTTAGCTCTTTGTCCCAAAAGTAATGCTGTCTATAAAGCCTACCAAAAAGCAATGCTTATCGCTAAAACAACTTCTCACCTTCAGCCTCCTAAACATATTCTCAATGCACCAACTAAACTTATGAAAGAACTTGGTTATGCTAAAGATTATATTTACGATCATGACACAGCTTCAGGCTGCTCAGGAGCAAATAACTTTCCCCCAGAAATGAAGAGGGAATGCTTTTACGCTCCAGTCGAAAGAGGGTTTGAACGGGAAATGAAAAAGCGTCTAAACTATTTTGACGCTCAACGAAAACAACAAAATAATTCCTAG
- a CDS encoding FAD-dependent monooxygenase, which yields MGSNISIIGAGLNGLMCAAMLARRGFNVEIFEKRSIQNICAPKYNINGKIGRSMSMDISARGIHALKEIEIFDEVIAHCTPMNNKIYHLQNNHNVTIPYGRNDSESILCISRTDLFNILYKNCLSHKNITFNFRYILHDIDTKLRLLNFIVPDEKREAQVSTDIVIGTDGVNSKVREILERENNLAFKKTLSPFCYKELAIPKNKKLSLELNAMHIWPRQQFMLVAQPNSDASFTCALILKNDDSRLSFKNIKGDSSIIDFFETYFPDIANYMPALASEYKENPVGFFKIILGSRWVFGDFLLILGDAAHGMVPFFGQGVNCGFEDCTVLSQLLEQNNDHWPSTMKMFNETRVPNANAINSMSSINYPELLDNPNLEKIMQEKLIENILSRNYSNDYRTYHNLVCFDRTPYSTVEKIRSVQKKFLSQIDLSALNLDRTDDIFLKNLIDKYKEELRTNKLNNFVGV from the coding sequence ATGGGAAGTAATATCTCAATCATTGGTGCTGGTCTTAATGGATTAATGTGTGCTGCTATGCTTGCTCGTCGAGGATTTAATGTTGAGATTTTTGAAAAACGCTCAATCCAAAATATCTGCGCTCCAAAATACAATATCAACGGCAAAATTGGCCGTTCAATGAGCATGGATATTTCTGCTCGAGGCATACATGCTTTGAAAGAAATTGAAATTTTCGATGAAGTCATCGCTCATTGCACACCTATGAATAACAAAATATATCACCTACAAAATAATCACAATGTGACAATCCCTTATGGAAGAAATGATTCAGAATCTATACTTTGTATATCAAGAACAGATCTTTTTAATATACTTTATAAAAACTGTTTGAGCCACAAAAATATAACTTTCAATTTTAGATATATTTTGCACGACATAGACACTAAATTGCGCCTGCTTAATTTTATTGTTCCCGACGAAAAAAGAGAAGCACAGGTAAGCACCGATATTGTCATTGGCACTGATGGTGTAAATTCCAAGGTAAGGGAAATACTTGAGAGGGAAAATAATTTAGCCTTTAAAAAAACTTTATCTCCATTTTGCTATAAAGAGCTCGCCATACCAAAAAATAAAAAGTTATCTTTAGAATTAAATGCAATGCATATTTGGCCTCGACAACAATTTATGCTCGTGGCTCAACCAAACTCAGATGCTTCTTTTACTTGCGCGCTCATTTTGAAAAATGATGACTCAAGATTATCATTCAAAAATATCAAAGGCGATAGCTCTATAATAGATTTTTTCGAGACTTACTTTCCTGATATAGCTAATTATATGCCCGCCTTGGCCAGCGAGTATAAAGAAAATCCTGTAGGATTTTTCAAAATCATTCTTGGGTCGAGATGGGTTTTTGGAGATTTTTTGCTTATTCTAGGCGATGCAGCACATGGCATGGTGCCTTTCTTTGGCCAAGGTGTAAATTGTGGCTTTGAAGACTGCACTGTTCTTTCACAATTGCTTGAACAAAATAATGATCATTGGCCAAGCACCATGAAAATGTTCAATGAGACTCGCGTTCCCAATGCCAACGCTATCAACTCAATGTCAAGTATTAATTATCCTGAATTATTGGATAACCCAAATCTAGAAAAAATTATGCAGGAAAAACTGATAGAAAATATTTTGAGCAGAAATTACTCGAATGATTACCGCACCTATCACAACTTAGTCTGTTTTGACCGCACTCCCTACTCTACCGTTGAAAAAATTCGATCTGTGCAGAAAAAATTTCTGAGCCAGATCGATCTTAGCGCTTTAAACCTCGATAGAACTGACGACATTTTTCTTAAGAATTTAATAGATAAATATAAAGAAGAACTCAGAACCAACAAACTCAATAATTTCGTTGGCGTTTAA